The Desulfonatronum lacustre DSM 10312 region GTAGGGTTGGTGGCGAGAGGCAGGGAGGCCAGTCGGCCCCGCAGGGTTTCCAACTCGGCTCGCAACTCCGAAGGCGCGGGAAGGCTAGGCGACTTTCCGGACATGGGTCTCCAAAAGATGGTTCCGGATAAAGCCGTCGATGTCCCCGTCCAGCACGGCCTCGACGTTGCCCATCTCGAAATTCGTGCGATGGTCCTTGACCAGACGGTAGGGCTGGAGGGTGTAGGTCCGGATCTGGCTGCCCCAGGCAATGGCGTCCTTGGTGGCGTATTGGGCCTGTTTTTCGTCTTCGCGCTTGCGCAGTTCCAGTTCGTAGAGGCGGGCCTTGAGCATCTTCATGGCCGCGTCCTTGTTGCGGTGCTGGGACTTTTCATTTTGGCACTGGGTCACGATGTTCGTGGGCAGGTGGGTGATTCGGATCGCGGAACTGGTCTTGTTCACGTGCTGTCCCCCGGGACCGCTGGCCCGGAAGACGTCGATGCGCAGATCTTCCTCGTTGATTTCGATCTCGATCTCCTGACCCACGTCCGGGTAGATGTCCACCGAGGCGAAGGAGGTGTGCCGCCTGCCGGAGGAGTCGAAGGGCGAAATGCGGATCAAGCGATGAATACCTTTTTCACTTTTCAGCAGGCCGTAGGCGTACGAGCCTTCGATCTGGAGCACCACGCTCTTCACTCCGGCCTCGTCCCCGGGCAGATAGTCCAAAATCTGGACCTTGAATTGATGGCGCTCGGCCCAGCGCCGATACATCCGCAGGAGCATTTCGGCCCAGTCCTGGGCTTCCGTGCCCCCGGCACCGGGATGGATTTCCAGGATAACCGGGTGCTGGTCCTCCGGTGCGCTGAGCAAGGTATGCAGTTCCGCCTGTTCCAGTTTGTCGGACAAAACGGCCATGTGCCGCTGAACCTCTTCCAGGATTTCCCGCTCGGGTTCGTCTTCGGCCATGGCCAGCCACTCGCCCAAATCCTGCTTGGCCTTGCGCAGAGCGTACCATTCCTGGAGCGCGGTACTGAGTCGGGTCTTTTCCTGAAGCAGAGGCGTCATGCTCCGAGGGTCGTTCCAAGCCTCGGGATGGGAGATGGCCTTGTCGATTTCCACCAGGCGGGCTTCGTAGGCATCCCGGTCAAAGGCTCCTCCAGAAGCTGTCGAATTGGACTTCCAGGTTCGCACTTTCCGTTTTTAATTCGGAAAACTGCAAGAGTTTCTTGCCGTTCTCGGCGCGTTGGGCTTCAGCCGTGTTCATGAAACAAGACTCCATGGTTCGATGCGGTGCTTGACGATAGTCAAAAAAAATATCTTATTCCATCCCGAAAGACGCTCGCCGTCGACGCAGCCACCAGACCGATCCGAGCAACACGCCGACGGTCGCGGGCAAAAGCGCCTGGAGGATCGTGTAGTGCCGGTGATAAAACGTGCGGTCTTCGAGGAGGAGAACTTCCGGATAGGAGAGGGTCAAACGATGGAACAATCCTCCGGCTTCAAGTCGTCGGCCTCGTGGGTCGATGATCGCCGTGACGCCCGTATTGGTGGAACGAACGAGAAATCGGCCCTGCTCCACGGACCTGAGGACGGCCTGGTTCAAGTGTTGTCGCGGAGCCGAGGAGCGGCCGAACCAGGCATCGTTGCTAATGTTCACCAGGAGGTTCGCTCCGGCGCGAACCCGTTCCCGGCTCAATCCGGGAAAGATCGCTTCGTAGCAAATGAGCATGCCCAGGGCAAGCCGGTCCCAATGGAGCGGAGCGGGGTCGTTGCCGGCCACGAAGTCGCCCTCGCTCTGGGCCAGACGACGGATGAAGGGCAGGAGGTGGCCCAAGGGAACATACTCGCCGAAGGGGACAAGGTGTTCCTTGTCGTAGACGTCGAGGGTTTCTCCCCTCGGGCCGAGCAAAAAGGCCGAGTTGCCGTATCCGATTTCTCCGGTGGACAGGTTTACTTCGTAGCGCGGAGCGCCGGTAAGCAGGGCGAA contains the following coding sequences:
- the prfB gene encoding peptide chain release factor 2 (programmed frameshift), coding for MNTAEAQRAENGKKLLQFSELKTESANLEVQFDSFWGAFDRDAYEARLVEIDKAISHPEAWNDPRSMTPLLQEKTRLSTALQEWYALRKAKQDLGEWLAMAEDEPEREILEEVQRHMAVLSDKLEQAELHTLLSAPEDQHPVILEIHPGAGGTEAQDWAEMLLRMYRRWAERHQFKVQILDYLPGDEAGVKSVVLQIEGSYAYGLLKSEKGIHRLIRISPFDSSGRRHTSFASVDIYPDVGQEIEIEINEEDLRIDVFRASGPGGQHVNKTSSAIRITHLPTNIVTQCQNEKSQHRNKDAAMKMLKARLYELELRKREDEKQAQYATKDAIAWGSQIRTYTLQPYRLVKDHRTNFEMGNVEAVLDGDIDGFIRNHLLETHVRKVA